AAAGCAGCGCCGTGCGCACCTCTTTGAGGGCGTCGGCCATGTTGTCTTCGCTGAGCTTGCCGACACCGCGCAAGTTGCGCAGCGCCGAGGAAAGTTTGTCACTGAGGGTCTCGAACATGCGGTTGAAAAGGGACGAAACCGCAGAGCTAAGGTAGGCGCTCGCGCAATTCCAACTCCCAATCACGCCCGATGGCGAATCGTCGGGCGGGGCCTTTCCGGCTTCTGCGGCCGGTCGTCTCAGTCGCCGGCGCCGAGCGCGATGTCGATCTTCCGGTGGGTCTTACTGGCGGTGAGGGCGTTCACCTTGTCGAGCACGGCCCGGGCCTCGTAGGGCTTGAGAATGTAGCCGTTGGTGCCGAGGCGGATGAGCTCACGCACCAGATCCCGGTCCTTGTTGCCGCTGCAGACGAGGGTTTGCATCCCACTCATTGAACGGTTGTTGCGCACTCGTTTGATAAGATCCAAACCGCCGCCGACGGGCATGTCCAAATCGGTGATCATTAGGTCAAAGGCCTCACCATCCGGGGCGCTGAGCAACCACCAGGCGATCGCGCCGTTTTCCGCCACCGTGACCTCCCAACTCTCGTTGGTTTCGCAGATCTGCT
This portion of the Actomonas aquatica genome encodes:
- a CDS encoding response regulator, with translation MKILIVEDDDISRDTLKQICETNESWEVTVAENGAIAWWLLSAPDGEAFDLMITDLDMPVGGGLDLIKRVRNNRSMSGMQTLVCSGNKDRDLVRELIRLGTNGYILKPYEARAVLDKVNALTASKTHRKIDIALGAGD